In Candidatus Dormiibacterota bacterium, a genomic segment contains:
- a CDS encoding YhjD/YihY/BrkB family envelope integrity protein: MRHRGLRGGTGRGLAIAVARRYWTAGGPNWAAAVGLRLLLALLPIAVLAGLVIQAVLPQPAAPTTPTPARLGARAGTRVLQSEESLTALLSGLIGNLHQSGHALGILSLIGLLWIGSGLFACLESATAVIYGGRGRSYLRQRALGIALVLAFAALVVAGILLSVLLFPLGSAVQRTGGVGRSAVNARLTLQPVAGVLIGLALFTLVLRVLPTCRQRWLDVLPGVVLAAAGNALLNLIWPVYLRYAASTLTVSYLVFGFVVAIATYVSLLAQLVVIAISLNATLHARRAERTEAAAARVVATG, from the coding sequence ATGCGACATCGTGGCCTGCGCGGCGGGACCGGTCGGGGTCTCGCGATCGCCGTCGCCCGGCGCTACTGGACCGCCGGCGGGCCGAACTGGGCGGCCGCGGTGGGCCTGCGCCTGCTGCTCGCGCTGCTCCCCATCGCCGTGCTCGCCGGACTGGTCATCCAGGCGGTGCTGCCACAGCCCGCGGCTCCGACCACCCCGACCCCCGCACGGCTGGGCGCGCGCGCCGGCACCCGGGTGCTGCAGAGCGAGGAGTCGCTCACCGCGCTCCTCTCCGGGCTCATCGGCAACCTGCACCAGTCCGGCCACGCCCTCGGCATCCTCTCCCTGATCGGGCTCCTCTGGATCGGCAGCGGCCTCTTCGCCTGCCTGGAGAGCGCCACCGCGGTGATCTACGGCGGCCGGGGGAGGAGCTACCTCCGCCAGCGCGCCCTCGGCATCGCTCTCGTGCTCGCCTTCGCGGCGCTGGTGGTCGCGGGCATCCTCCTGTCGGTGCTGCTCTTTCCGCTCGGCTCCGCGGTGCAGCGCACCGGGGGGGTGGGCCGCTCGGCGGTGAACGCCCGGCTCACCCTCCAGCCGGTCGCCGGGGTGCTGATCGGACTCGCCCTCTTCACGCTCGTCCTCCGCGTGCTCCCGACCTGCCGGCAGCGCTGGCTCGACGTGCTCCCCGGGGTGGTGCTCGCCGCCGCCGGCAACGCCCTGCTCAACCTCATCTGGCCGGTCTACCTGCGCTACGCGGCGTCGACGCTCACGGTCAGCTACCTCGTGTTCGGTTTCGTGGTGGCGATCGCCACCTACGTCTCGCTGCTCGCCCAGCTGGTGGTGATCGCGATCAGCCTCAACGCGACCCTGCACGCCCGCCGGGCCGAGCGCACCGAGGCCGCCGCGGCCCGGGTCGTGGCGACCGGCTGA